TCAACACCGACCGGCAGGATTTGGATGGAAATCTGGCGCCGGCAAAGGTGCAGATAGGCCGGTTGCTCACGCGTGGACTCGGAGCCGGCTCGAAACCGGAGATTGGGCGCCAAGCCGCCGAAGAGTCCATTGAGGAGCTGGAGCGTGTGCTAGAGGGCGCGGACATGGTCTTTTTGGCCGCCGGTATGGGCGGAGGCACGGGGACCGGCGCTACGCCCATCATCGGTGGTGTGGCGCGCCGGTTAGGTATTCTCACCGTGGCCGTGGTCACCATGCCCTATGAGGATGAAGGGCCGGCCCGGATGCGCAAGGCCCTGGCCGGGATTCAAGCCCTCGCCCCTCAGGTCGATACGTTGATCGTCATCCCCAATCAGCGCCTCATGGAGCTGGCCGAGGAACGGGAGGATCTGACCCTGGAGCAGGCCTTTCTGTTGGCCGATCAGGTGCTCTATAACGCCGTAAAGGGGATCGCGGAAGTGATCACCGTGCGCGGGGTGATCAACTTGGATTTTGCGGATGTGCGCACCGTCCTGGAAAACGGCGGAGCTGCCCTTATTGGAAGCAGTACCGCCACGGGACCTAATCGGGCCGAAGAGGCGATCTACGGAGCCCTGCGACATCCCATGATGAATGGCCGCACCATCGCCGGGGCTCGACATGTGCTGGTGAACATCACCGCCGGCACTCCACCGCTTATGCGCGAAATCCGCACCATTCTAGGGGTGCTCAACCGGGAGGCCCAGGATGTGCAGGAGATCCTGCATGGGGTTATCGTGGACGAAGAGGTGGGCGAGCAGCTGCGCGTGACGGTCCTGGCCACCGGTTTTGCCGAGCCCTTGCTGGAAGCTTTGGCTGCGCCGCATACTCGACGGCCGAATCTGGCCCCGGCGTCGGCCCCTATGGCCGAATCGGATAGGGTTGTGGAGTCTTCTTTGCCGGAGCGATCCTCTCGGTCCACAGCCCCAGACGAAGAGCGGGCTCCGTTAAGCCGTCCGTTGGAGGAACCCGCTATCGATCGCAGACGCGCAGACCCCAAGGTCGTGCGGCTATCCTCGGATAGCGGAAAGCCCTCCGCAGAGCAAGACCTGGGGCTGCCGACCCTGCTGCGCCGTATCATGGACTAAGCAGGCTCCTCGGCGCCTTATGGGTTGTTTGCGACCGCAAACCTGACCGGTTTGCGTTTCTTTGGGGGGGCTCGTAACATTGTGCACCCGTTGACACGATCGGTCTTCACGTCTCGGGTGATGTAACCGTATCGTGCTCAAACCTCGACAAGTCGATTTGAATTTTTCGTCATGGGTTTCGAAGGCAAAACCGCATTGGTATTGGGCGGGGCCGGCCTGGTGGGCCGGGCCGTATGCCGAGAGCTTCTGCGCGCCCGCATCGGGCGCTTGGTCGTGGCCGCCCTGACGAAGTCCGAAGCTGAGGAGGCCGTCCAAGAGCTGCGCGCTCTGGCCGCCTCGCTGGGCCTGGAGGTTGACATCCGAGAGGCCTGGGGCAACGTGATGGTGCGCACGGCCTGGAAAGACCGCTCCCTGCGCGAGCTGCTGGCCGATCCGGAAGTCAGGTTTCGGCTGCTGCGAGACATCTGGGATACGCTCGATGAGGAGATCGTAAAGGCCAGTTGGCTCTACGAGCTGCTCGTGCGGGAAAAGCCGCAGCTGGTGGTGGACTGCATCAACACGGCCACGGTGGTAGCCTATCAAGACGTGTACACGGCCTCTCGGCGCTGTTTGTACGCCCTGCAGCGGGGGGCCTCGGCCGATCTGCT
The DNA window shown above is from Bacteroidota bacterium and carries:
- the ftsZ gene encoding cell division protein FtsZ — translated: MPEQPMPFVIEIPTQEVARIKVVGVGGGGGNALNNMIRQGIKGVEFIAVNTDRQDLDGNLAPAKVQIGRLLTRGLGAGSKPEIGRQAAEESIEELERVLEGADMVFLAAGMGGGTGTGATPIIGGVARRLGILTVAVVTMPYEDEGPARMRKALAGIQALAPQVDTLIVIPNQRLMELAEEREDLTLEQAFLLADQVLYNAVKGIAEVITVRGVINLDFADVRTVLENGGAALIGSSTATGPNRAEEAIYGALRHPMMNGRTIAGARHVLVNITAGTPPLMREIRTILGVLNREAQDVQEILHGVIVDEEVGEQLRVTVLATGFAEPLLEALAAPHTRRPNLAPASAPMAESDRVVESSLPERSSRSTAPDEERAPLSRPLEEPAIDRRRADPKVVRLSSDSGKPSAEQDLGLPTLLRRIMD